Proteins from a single region of Oncorhynchus nerka isolate Pitt River linkage group LG18, Oner_Uvic_2.0, whole genome shotgun sequence:
- the LOC135561812 gene encoding uncharacterized protein LOC135561812 isoform X4 codes for MSGSVVEFQAQIASIMEVLANAAVAEICKVVDDGYAVVHLKMSQSHKENEFLRRKMKLMELQIARFRSERTKSSEGSVHNRFHGIRLINRHNHRETATTGPTLQSRARLSNRSFGNSSIQRDRQPIDVDQDDVSPSKHMDATSDEQSAETEEGEPDLLIIKDEGVADDQKSRSSHPARTVEGSRELTTQSAAATSKDPAFQLSGPRGNNYNNTAMEQSAETEEGQPDLLIIKVEGEADDQDSRISHPARTVEGSRELTTQLAAATTEDSAFKSSGPRGNNNYNNIAMEAKSTVKKESGQTEKCPPDSQNTE; via the exons ATGTCGGGTTCCGTGGTCGAGTTCCAGGCGCAGATAGCCTCAATCATGGAGGTGCTAGCCAACGCGGCTGTTGCCGAAATCTGCAAAGTTGTTGACGATGGCTATGCGGTTGTACACCTGAAAATGTCCCAAAGCCACAAGGAGAACGAATTTCTCCGGAGGAAAATGAAATTGATGGAACTTCAGATCGCGAGGTTTCGATCAGAGAGAACAAAGTCTTCAGAGGGGTCCGTCCACAACCGCTTCCATGGAATACGCCTCATAAACAGACACAACCATCGTGAGACGGCAACGACAG GACCTACTTTGCAAAGCAGAGCCAGACTTTCCAACAGGAGTTTTGGGAACAGCAGTATTcaaagagacagacagcccatagACGTGGATCAAGACGATGTCTCTCCATCAAAGCATATGGATGCTACAAGTGATGAG CagtcagcagagacagaggaaggggaaCCAGACCTGCTGATCATCAAGGATGAGGGAGTCGCAGACGACCAGAAATCTAGGTCCAGCCACCCGGCCAGAACAGTGGAGGGCAGCAGAGAACTAACCACCCAATCGGCTGCAGCGACCAGCAAGGATCCCGCCTTCCAGCTCAGTGGCCCCAGAggcaacaactacaacaacaccgCTATGGAG CaatcagcagagacagaggaagggcaACCAGACCTGCTGATCATCAAGGTGGAGGGAGAAGCAGATGACCAGGACTCTAGGATCAGCCACCCAGCCAGAACAGTGGAGGGCAGCAGGGAACTAACCACCCAACTGGCTGCAGCCACCACAGAGGACTCCGCCTTCAAGTCCAGTGGCCCCAGAGGCAACAACAATTACAACAACATCGCTATGGAG GCCAAATCTACAGTCAAAAAGGAGTCTGGACAGACAGAGAAGTGTCCCCCTGACTCTCAAAACACAGAGTGA
- the LOC135561812 gene encoding uncharacterized protein LOC135561812 isoform X3, whose amino-acid sequence MSGSVVEFQAQIASIMEVLANAAVAEICKVVDDGYAVVHLKMSQSHKENEFLRRKMKLMELQIARFRSERTKSSEGSVHNRFHGIRLINRHNHRETATTGPTLQSRARLSNRSFGNSSIQRDRQPIDVDQDDVSPSKHMDATSDEQSAETEEGEPDLLIIKDEGVADDQKSRSSHPARTVEGSRELTTQSAAATSKDPAFQLSGPRGNNYNNTAMEQSAETEEGQPDLLIIKVEGEADDQDSRISHPARTVEGSRELTTQLAAATTEDSAFKSSGPRGNNNYNNIAMEPAYSQACLGWIDMYDSVFLFPPISSNLKRSGTTFHRPQSTA is encoded by the exons ATGTCGGGTTCCGTGGTCGAGTTCCAGGCGCAGATAGCCTCAATCATGGAGGTGCTAGCCAACGCGGCTGTTGCCGAAATCTGCAAAGTTGTTGACGATGGCTATGCGGTTGTACACCTGAAAATGTCCCAAAGCCACAAGGAGAACGAATTTCTCCGGAGGAAAATGAAATTGATGGAACTTCAGATCGCGAGGTTTCGATCAGAGAGAACAAAGTCTTCAGAGGGGTCCGTCCACAACCGCTTCCATGGAATACGCCTCATAAACAGACACAACCATCGTGAGACGGCAACGACAG GACCTACTTTGCAAAGCAGAGCCAGACTTTCCAACAGGAGTTTTGGGAACAGCAGTATTcaaagagacagacagcccatagACGTGGATCAAGACGATGTCTCTCCATCAAAGCATATGGATGCTACAAGTGATGAG CagtcagcagagacagaggaaggggaaCCAGACCTGCTGATCATCAAGGATGAGGGAGTCGCAGACGACCAGAAATCTAGGTCCAGCCACCCGGCCAGAACAGTGGAGGGCAGCAGAGAACTAACCACCCAATCGGCTGCAGCGACCAGCAAGGATCCCGCCTTCCAGCTCAGTGGCCCCAGAggcaacaactacaacaacaccgCTATGGAG CaatcagcagagacagaggaagggcaACCAGACCTGCTGATCATCAAGGTGGAGGGAGAAGCAGATGACCAGGACTCTAGGATCAGCCACCCAGCCAGAACAGTGGAGGGCAGCAGGGAACTAACCACCCAACTGGCTGCAGCCACCACAGAGGACTCCGCCTTCAAGTCCAGTGGCCCCAGAGGCAACAACAATTACAACAACATCGCTATGGAG CCTGCATACTCGCAAGCATGTTTGGgatggatcgacatgtacgacagcgtgttcctgttccctccaatatccagcaacttgaagaggagtgggacaacattccacaggccacaatcaacagcctga
- the LOC135561812 gene encoding gastrula zinc finger protein 5-1-like isoform X1 — MSGSVVEFQAQIASIMEVLANAAVAEICKVVDDGYAVVHLKMSQSHKENEFLRRKMKLMELQIARFRSERTKSSEGSVHNRFHGIRLINRHNHRETATTGPTLQSRARLSNRSFGNSSIQRDRQPIDVDQDDVSPSKHMDATSDEQSAETEEGEPDLLIIKDEGVADDQKSRSSHPARTVEGSRELTTQSAAATSKDPAFQLSGPRGNNYNNTAMEQSAETEEGQPDLLIIKVEGEADDQDSRISHPARTVEGSRELTTQLAAATTEDSAFKSSGPRGNNNYNNIAMEVSGSDVVFQSETGNVNQGLQQYTGFEPRAERPNLDTKCDMYGGLNLLRDSLNQVCREVVATDNGASAAHTKVMDLGNGPVGLETQNSSDIEMRSVGLENHRFSPKSFHSSSEHVIVIDSVSSGQQVDRDFEWGQVNGTGNTQGEGVFERNAPTMASLHRHFEIPGRGVQQPAHTSLPVGHFRQSATTSSHSSNLATHVRPDTIERLYGCLSCHKKFVHESDLRQHVVVHNRKRAFACNLCEKSFMSRTDLQMHLNVHTGEKPFSCTHCGRRFSHSSNLKRHQKLHH, encoded by the exons ATGTCGGGTTCCGTGGTCGAGTTCCAGGCGCAGATAGCCTCAATCATGGAGGTGCTAGCCAACGCGGCTGTTGCCGAAATCTGCAAAGTTGTTGACGATGGCTATGCGGTTGTACACCTGAAAATGTCCCAAAGCCACAAGGAGAACGAATTTCTCCGGAGGAAAATGAAATTGATGGAACTTCAGATCGCGAGGTTTCGATCAGAGAGAACAAAGTCTTCAGAGGGGTCCGTCCACAACCGCTTCCATGGAATACGCCTCATAAACAGACACAACCATCGTGAGACGGCAACGACAG GACCTACTTTGCAAAGCAGAGCCAGACTTTCCAACAGGAGTTTTGGGAACAGCAGTATTcaaagagacagacagcccatagACGTGGATCAAGACGATGTCTCTCCATCAAAGCATATGGATGCTACAAGTGATGAG CagtcagcagagacagaggaaggggaaCCAGACCTGCTGATCATCAAGGATGAGGGAGTCGCAGACGACCAGAAATCTAGGTCCAGCCACCCGGCCAGAACAGTGGAGGGCAGCAGAGAACTAACCACCCAATCGGCTGCAGCGACCAGCAAGGATCCCGCCTTCCAGCTCAGTGGCCCCAGAggcaacaactacaacaacaccgCTATGGAG CaatcagcagagacagaggaagggcaACCAGACCTGCTGATCATCAAGGTGGAGGGAGAAGCAGATGACCAGGACTCTAGGATCAGCCACCCAGCCAGAACAGTGGAGGGCAGCAGGGAACTAACCACCCAACTGGCTGCAGCCACCACAGAGGACTCCGCCTTCAAGTCCAGTGGCCCCAGAGGCAACAACAATTACAACAACATCGCTATGGAGGTCAGTGGATCTGACGTCGTCTTCCAATCAGAAACAGGGAATGTGAACCAGGGACTCCAGCAGTACACAGGATTTGAACCCAGAGCAGAGAGACCGAATCTGGACACTAAGTGTGACATGTACGGGGGCCTCAATCTCCTAAGAGATTCTTTAAACCAGGTGTGCAGAGAGGTAGTAGCGACTGATAATGGAGCATCAGCTGCTCACACTAAAGTAATGGACCTAGGGAATGGCCCAGTGGGCCTAGAAACACAGAATAGCTCAGACATAGAAATGAGAAGTGTAGGGTTAGAAAACCACAGGTTTTCCCCCAAGTCATTCCATTCTTCATCAGAACATGTGATAGTGATTGACTCTGTATCCAGTGGACAGCAGGTAGATAGAGATTTTGAGTGGGGTCAGGTCAATGGGACTGGAAATACGCAGGGAGAGGGAGTGTTTGAGAGGAACGCACCTACGATGGCAAGCCTCCATAGACACTTTGAAATACCAGGAAGAGGAGTTCAACAACCAGCTCATACCTCACTTCCGGTCGGCCATTTTAGACAAAGCGCCACAACTTCGTCTCACTCGAGTAATCTTGCCACACACGTTAGACCGGACACCATAGAGCGATTGTACGGTTGCCTGAGCTGCCATAAGAAGTTTGTCCACGAGAGTGACTTGCGGCAGCATGTGGTCGTCCACAACAGAAAGCGGGCGTTCGCCTGCAACTTGTGTGAGAAGAGCTTTATGTCCCGCACCGATCTCCAAATGCACCTGAATGTCCACACTGGGGAGAAGCCCTTCAGTTGTACACATTGCGGGCGCAGGTTTTCCCACTCCAGCAATCTGAAAAGACATCAGAAGCTTCATCATTGA
- the LOC135561812 gene encoding gastrula zinc finger protein 5-1-like isoform X2, which translates to MSGSVVEFQAQIASIMEVLANAAVAEICKVVDDGYAVVHLKMSQSHKENEFLRRKMKLMELQIARFRSERTKSSEGSVHNRFHGIRLINRHNHRETATTGPTLQSRARLSNRSFGNSSIQRDRQPIDVDQDDVSPSKHMDATSDESAETEEGEPDLLIIKDEGVADDQKSRSSHPARTVEGSRELTTQSAAATSKDPAFQLSGPRGNNYNNTAMEQSAETEEGQPDLLIIKVEGEADDQDSRISHPARTVEGSRELTTQLAAATTEDSAFKSSGPRGNNNYNNIAMEVSGSDVVFQSETGNVNQGLQQYTGFEPRAERPNLDTKCDMYGGLNLLRDSLNQVCREVVATDNGASAAHTKVMDLGNGPVGLETQNSSDIEMRSVGLENHRFSPKSFHSSSEHVIVIDSVSSGQQVDRDFEWGQVNGTGNTQGEGVFERNAPTMASLHRHFEIPGRGVQQPAHTSLPVGHFRQSATTSSHSSNLATHVRPDTIERLYGCLSCHKKFVHESDLRQHVVVHNRKRAFACNLCEKSFMSRTDLQMHLNVHTGEKPFSCTHCGRRFSHSSNLKRHQKLHH; encoded by the exons ATGTCGGGTTCCGTGGTCGAGTTCCAGGCGCAGATAGCCTCAATCATGGAGGTGCTAGCCAACGCGGCTGTTGCCGAAATCTGCAAAGTTGTTGACGATGGCTATGCGGTTGTACACCTGAAAATGTCCCAAAGCCACAAGGAGAACGAATTTCTCCGGAGGAAAATGAAATTGATGGAACTTCAGATCGCGAGGTTTCGATCAGAGAGAACAAAGTCTTCAGAGGGGTCCGTCCACAACCGCTTCCATGGAATACGCCTCATAAACAGACACAACCATCGTGAGACGGCAACGACAG GACCTACTTTGCAAAGCAGAGCCAGACTTTCCAACAGGAGTTTTGGGAACAGCAGTATTcaaagagacagacagcccatagACGTGGATCAAGACGATGTCTCTCCATCAAAGCATATGGATGCTACAAGTGATGAG tcagcagagacagaggaaggggaaCCAGACCTGCTGATCATCAAGGATGAGGGAGTCGCAGACGACCAGAAATCTAGGTCCAGCCACCCGGCCAGAACAGTGGAGGGCAGCAGAGAACTAACCACCCAATCGGCTGCAGCGACCAGCAAGGATCCCGCCTTCCAGCTCAGTGGCCCCAGAggcaacaactacaacaacaccgCTATGGAG CaatcagcagagacagaggaagggcaACCAGACCTGCTGATCATCAAGGTGGAGGGAGAAGCAGATGACCAGGACTCTAGGATCAGCCACCCAGCCAGAACAGTGGAGGGCAGCAGGGAACTAACCACCCAACTGGCTGCAGCCACCACAGAGGACTCCGCCTTCAAGTCCAGTGGCCCCAGAGGCAACAACAATTACAACAACATCGCTATGGAGGTCAGTGGATCTGACGTCGTCTTCCAATCAGAAACAGGGAATGTGAACCAGGGACTCCAGCAGTACACAGGATTTGAACCCAGAGCAGAGAGACCGAATCTGGACACTAAGTGTGACATGTACGGGGGCCTCAATCTCCTAAGAGATTCTTTAAACCAGGTGTGCAGAGAGGTAGTAGCGACTGATAATGGAGCATCAGCTGCTCACACTAAAGTAATGGACCTAGGGAATGGCCCAGTGGGCCTAGAAACACAGAATAGCTCAGACATAGAAATGAGAAGTGTAGGGTTAGAAAACCACAGGTTTTCCCCCAAGTCATTCCATTCTTCATCAGAACATGTGATAGTGATTGACTCTGTATCCAGTGGACAGCAGGTAGATAGAGATTTTGAGTGGGGTCAGGTCAATGGGACTGGAAATACGCAGGGAGAGGGAGTGTTTGAGAGGAACGCACCTACGATGGCAAGCCTCCATAGACACTTTGAAATACCAGGAAGAGGAGTTCAACAACCAGCTCATACCTCACTTCCGGTCGGCCATTTTAGACAAAGCGCCACAACTTCGTCTCACTCGAGTAATCTTGCCACACACGTTAGACCGGACACCATAGAGCGATTGTACGGTTGCCTGAGCTGCCATAAGAAGTTTGTCCACGAGAGTGACTTGCGGCAGCATGTGGTCGTCCACAACAGAAAGCGGGCGTTCGCCTGCAACTTGTGTGAGAAGAGCTTTATGTCCCGCACCGATCTCCAAATGCACCTGAATGTCCACACTGGGGAGAAGCCCTTCAGTTGTACACATTGCGGGCGCAGGTTTTCCCACTCCAGCAATCTGAAAAGACATCAGAAGCTTCATCATTGA
- the LOC115120654 gene encoding zinc finger and SCAN domain-containing protein 5C-like, with the protein MSGSVVEFQAQIASIMEVLANAAVAEICKVVDDGYAVVHLEMSQSHKENEFLRRNMKLMELQIARFRAERKFSEGSVHNRFHGIRLLNRHNHRETATTGPTWQSRNRLSNKSFGNSSIPRDRQPIDVDQDDVSPSKHMDATSDEQSAETEEGQPDLLIIKVEGEADDQDSRFSHPARTVEGSRELTTQPAAATSKDPAFQLSGPRGNNSIHTAMEAKSTVEGERDLQPWKKEEGLREIPGTDSGHRMTDPNTPTSLDTDQTELTEQLRTKQSIVTVNRSDNVFKSDPEPESLSQVFQLTGPGPVAKQQRSLNPERTTDLPVNSHKRRGSDTANDRPSCSSYAAETVSGSPSPLKKVNPIPPLPQMVRGEHENSQGSSEVKSEVIVIDPLHVDDGEDRDGTPSSWRQGDIMEPRRHQGGHSEADAMLLGGHSGNTYHHHHPHPGVQPAARQNSSDNHFYTIGLDGAFNNRLGTFQNPATTATTPYATGTEELQYPTWVDFPGSGATGLGHLGDGTGTHQDRAEREKSYRCTFCEREYPHLCQLKMHQRVHTGEKPYECALCGKQFSQLCGLKRHQRVHTGEKPFRCTQCGKQFSHSSNLKVHQSVHTGEKRFHCTQCGKNFSFLSNLIRHQAVHARK; encoded by the exons ATGTCGGGTTCCGTGGTCGAGTTCCAGGCGCAGATAGCCTCAATCATGGAGGTGCTAGCCAACGCGGCTGTAGCCGAAATCTGCAAAGTTGTTGACGATGGCTATGCGGTTGTACACCTGGAGATGTCCCAAAGCCACAAGGAGAATGAATTTCTCCGGAGGAATATGAAATTGATGGAACTTCAGATCGCGAGGTTTCGGGCTGAGAGAAAGTTTTCAGAAGGGTCCGTCCACAATCGCTTCCATGGAATACGCCTCCTAAACAGACACAACCATCGAGAAACTGCAACGACAg GACCTACTTGGCAAAGCAGAAACAGACTTTCCAACAAGAGTTTTGGGAACAGCAGCATACcaagagacagacagcccatagACGTGGACCAAGACGATGTCTCTCCATCAAAGCATATGGATGCTACAAGTGATGAG CagtcagcagagacagaggaagggcaACCAGACCTGCTGATCATCAAGGTGGAGGGAGAAGCAGATGACCAGGACTCTAGGTTCAGCCACCCAGCTAGAACAGTGGAGGGCAGCAGAGAACTAACCACCCAACCGGCTGCAGCGACCAGCAAGGATCCCGCCTTCCAGCTCAGTGGCCCCAGAGGCAACAACAGCATCCACACTGCTATGGAG GCCAAATCTActgtggaaggggagagagacctCCAGCCATGGAAGAAAGAAGAGGGTCTGAGGGAGATCCCAG GCACTGATAGTGGCCACAGAATGACAGACCCAAACACACCGACCTCTCTAGACACGGACCAAACAGAGCTCACTGAGCAGCTCAGAACCAAACAAAGCATAGTGACTGTCAACAGATCAGACAATGTTTTCAAGTCAGACCCGGAGCCTGAGAGCCTGAGCCAGGTGTTCCAACTCACAGGTCCAGGACCTGTTGCTAAACAGCAGCGCAGCCTAAACCCAGAGAGAACAACCGATCTGCCTGTAAACTCCCATAAGCGAAGAGGCAGTGATACAGCGAATGATCGGCCGTCTTGTTCTAGTTATGCTGCGGAGACGGTCTCAGGAAGCCCCTCGCCTCTCAAAAAGGTGAACCCCATTCCCCCACTTCCTCAGATGGTGAGGGGTGAACACGAGAATTCCCAGGGCAGTTCAGAGGTCAAGTCTGAGGTCATAGTTATTGACCCCCTCCATGTTGACGATGGGGAAGATAGGGATGGCACGCCCTCGTCCTGGAGACAAGGTGACATCATGGAACCCAGGCGTCATCAAGGAGGACATAGTGAAGCAGATGCCATGCTTCTCGGAGGACATTCGGGTAAcacttatcatcatcatcatcctcacccaGGTGTCCAGCCAGCAGCAAGACAGAACTCATCTGACAATCACTTCTACACCATCGGCTTGGACGGCGCATTCAACAACCGCCTCGGCACCTTTCAGAACCCCGCAACCACCGCCACCACTCCATACGCCACAGGAACCGAGGAGCTGCAGTACCCCACCTGGGTGGATTTCCCTGGGAGCGGGGCGACGGGACTGGGACACCTCGGCGACGGGACTGGGACTCATCAGGACAGAGCGGAGAGGGAGAAGTCCTACAGGTGCACCTTCTGTGAGAGGGAGTACCCACACCTGTGCCAGCTCAAGATGCACCAGAGGGTTCACACGGGGGAGAAACCGTACGAGTGCGCCCTGTGTGGGAAGCAGTTCAGCCAGCTGTGCGGCCTGAAGCGGCACCAGAgagtacacacaggggagaaacctttCAGATGCACTCAATGCGGGAAACAGTTCTCTCATTCCAGCAACCTGAAAGTGCATCAGAGTGTCCATACAGGGGAAAAACGTTTCCACTGCACCCAGTGTGGAAAAAACTTCTCCTTTCTGAGCAATCTGATAAGACACCAGGCAGTTCACGCAAGGAAATGA